In Lolium perenne isolate Kyuss_39 chromosome 5, Kyuss_2.0, whole genome shotgun sequence, the sequence TTAGCAGAACGAATCGCATTCTCTTCAAGAGAAGTATATAATTAAACATATCCTCATAAACACATACCGGCGAATCATGATTCTTTTGTCTATTATCACTACATGGGTCCAAGAGGTAGCTGTTTGTTTGAATCATGAACTTGCTCACCAAATCTGTGAAGACCGAAACACCCTAGAATATCTGTTACTATTCATAAAAAATCTTATGTACACAACTTCTGCACGCTGGTGCATTTTTTTCGTAGCCTTGTTTGCATGAGATCCCGGTTATGTTAAGTGCTGAAAGTTGAACTACAAGTATGTTTTCAGAACTTACTCAAAGGAAAAGAAGATTGCAACAGATGCCTCCCGCTTGTGAATGAGCGAGCCGAGCGAGTTCCACAGGAAGAGGCAGTCCACAACGAGAAGGAACGCCATGAAGGAGACGATCCTGGCGTGCGCCAGCACCGGCACCGACCGACCGACGGCGTGGTCTTGATGTACTCGACCTGCTTCTGCGAGCCAGTGCAGCGCCTTGACGAGGAGCAGCGCGGCGACCATGACGAGGAAGGCGACGGAGAACTCCTGCCGGA encodes:
- the LOC127302477 gene encoding ERAD-associated E3 ubiquitin-protein ligase HRD1-like isoform X2, producing MAHLSASKPCLVLLLNTGLVAMCAAWQLARRAFLGPLREAEAERLNEQAWREAVEMLFTVTIFRQEFSVAFLVMVAALLLVKALHWLAEAGRVHQDHAVGRSVPVLAHARIVSFMAFLLVVDCLFLWNSLGSLIHKREASVAIFFSFE